A stretch of the Sulfurimonas sp. HSL3-1 genome encodes the following:
- a CDS encoding PD-(D/E)XK nuclease family protein, translating into MTTVLPTSRAIREQLLELRSQNTLLQRFMTMGELMSRAVVVDGFGNVDPDTRTLTLLEAADFDAFSELKIERNFFTFTRNAAYLFRFFEELSGELVDIDALDSADTYGDFAEHIAILKLLRERYRLLCFERKILDRIFVPELYRLNRSWVAAQGAMAVLAEGYLTNFELQLLREIAALVPLTLRFDATPYNGKMQQKLAELGVETAEGHQYLIDLASLSIVETVPLQHEARIKAMPLSERILQSAFIKQKVYEMISEGIVPERIAVVLPDEGFVPLLRGFDAEGNFNFAMGEGVQESLFVRRCEALMAFAEHPGVENTMRLERLFGEGYRAMISLYAEGCDSDRFTEVTEALLEGESDTVGGIVREERFYFERLIPQLGESSLRSLLHLFINRLRGRSLDDVRGGKVTVMGVLETRGCRFDGVIIVDFNDAYVPHRSDKDLFINSLVRGRAGLPTTGEREALQKQFYYQLISRAKRVEISYVSNETTLPSRFLKEMGIETERLYADDAWAEILFTRTPKRSLPVEAVEADYDFAARPLSATALKTFLECRRRFYHRYVAAVAPHELPREMPEEHAIGNALHNALRDVYAEHEAFSDAKTLKAAVAQALAAHSGSTPLERFLEQLWLKKLEPFFEREINRFAEVRVKACETKLTMEYGGLTLEGRIDRIDHGPEGLEVLDYKSGKYPLYTVKTVENATDFQLEFYALLSEQQGEVAYAGYYDLNSGEIICDPLHGRKRELLHEHLAELRETKRFSFDMTDELSACRFCDYAHLCQREMQ; encoded by the coding sequence GTGACGACGGTACTGCCGACATCCCGCGCCATCAGGGAACAGCTGCTGGAGCTGCGCTCCCAGAACACCCTTTTGCAGCGTTTCATGACGATGGGCGAACTGATGTCGAGAGCGGTCGTCGTCGACGGTTTCGGGAACGTCGATCCGGACACCCGGACCCTGACGCTGCTTGAAGCCGCGGACTTCGACGCCTTCTCCGAACTCAAAATCGAGCGCAACTTCTTTACCTTCACCCGTAACGCCGCCTACCTTTTCCGCTTTTTCGAAGAGCTCTCCGGGGAACTTGTCGATATCGACGCCCTTGACAGCGCGGACACCTACGGGGATTTCGCCGAACATATCGCCATCCTGAAACTGTTGCGCGAGCGCTATCGGCTGCTCTGCTTCGAGCGCAAGATCCTCGACCGCATCTTCGTGCCGGAGCTCTACCGGCTGAACCGTTCGTGGGTAGCGGCGCAGGGTGCCATGGCGGTGCTTGCCGAGGGGTATTTGACGAATTTCGAGCTGCAACTCCTGCGGGAGATCGCCGCGCTGGTGCCGCTGACGCTGCGTTTTGATGCGACGCCCTATAACGGGAAAATGCAGCAGAAGCTCGCCGAGCTCGGCGTGGAGACGGCGGAGGGCCACCAGTATCTGATCGATCTCGCTTCCCTGTCGATCGTGGAGACGGTGCCGCTGCAGCATGAGGCGAGGATCAAGGCAATGCCGCTCTCCGAGCGGATTCTGCAGTCGGCTTTTATCAAGCAGAAAGTGTACGAGATGATTTCGGAGGGGATCGTGCCGGAGCGGATCGCCGTCGTGCTGCCGGACGAGGGGTTTGTCCCTTTGCTGCGGGGTTTCGATGCGGAAGGGAATTTCAACTTCGCGATGGGCGAGGGGGTACAGGAGAGCCTCTTCGTGCGGCGCTGCGAGGCGCTGATGGCCTTTGCCGAACACCCCGGCGTCGAGAACACGATGCGGCTCGAGCGGCTTTTCGGGGAGGGGTACCGCGCCATGATCTCACTGTATGCCGAAGGGTGCGATAGCGACCGCTTCACGGAGGTGACCGAGGCGCTGCTCGAGGGCGAATCAGACACGGTCGGCGGCATCGTGCGCGAAGAGCGTTTCTATTTCGAGCGGCTGATCCCGCAGCTGGGGGAGAGTTCGCTGCGCTCGCTGTTGCACCTCTTTATCAACCGGCTGCGGGGCAGGAGCCTGGACGACGTACGCGGGGGGAAGGTGACCGTGATGGGCGTGCTGGAAACGAGGGGCTGCCGATTCGACGGGGTGATCATCGTCGATTTTAATGACGCCTACGTGCCCCACCGCAGCGACAAGGATCTCTTCATCAACTCCCTGGTGCGGGGACGGGCGGGGCTTCCGACGACGGGGGAGCGCGAAGCGCTGCAGAAACAGTTCTATTACCAACTGATCTCCCGCGCCAAACGGGTGGAGATCAGCTACGTCTCCAACGAGACGACCCTGCCGAGCCGGTTCCTCAAAGAGATGGGAATAGAGACGGAGCGCCTCTACGCGGACGATGCCTGGGCGGAGATTCTCTTCACCCGCACGCCGAAGCGTTCGCTGCCGGTCGAGGCGGTCGAAGCCGATTACGATTTTGCCGCCCGGCCGCTCTCCGCTACGGCGCTGAAAACCTTCCTGGAGTGCCGCCGCCGCTTCTACCACCGTTATGTCGCCGCGGTTGCACCCCACGAGCTGCCGCGGGAGATGCCCGAGGAGCATGCGATCGGCAATGCGCTGCACAACGCCCTGCGCGACGTCTATGCAGAGCATGAGGCTTTCAGCGATGCCAAAACGCTCAAGGCGGCTGTCGCCCAGGCCCTGGCAGCGCACAGCGGCAGCACGCCGCTGGAACGCTTTCTGGAGCAGCTGTGGCTCAAAAAGCTGGAACCGTTTTTCGAACGGGAGATCAACCGCTTCGCCGAGGTGCGCGTCAAGGCGTGCGAGACGAAACTGACGATGGAATACGGCGGGCTGACGCTTGAAGGGCGGATCGACCGTATCGACCACGGGCCGGAGGGGTTGGAGGTGCTCGACTATAAAAGCGGGAAGTACCCCCTCTATACGGTCAAAACCGTCGAGAATGCAACGGATTTCCAACTGGAGTTCTATGCCCTGCTGTCCGAGCAGCAGGGCGAGGTCGCCTACGCGGGGTACTATGACCTGAACAGCGGGGAGATCATCTGTGACCCGTTGCACGGCCGCAAGCGCGAACTGCTTCATGAGCACCTGGCGGAGCTCCGGGAGACGAAACGCTTCAGTTTCGATATGACCGACGAGCTCTCCGCCTGCCGCTTTTGCGACTATGCCCATCTTTGCCAAAGGGAGATGCAGTGA
- a CDS encoding RecB-like helicase yields the protein MSGFVPFQALMASAGSGKTFSLVVRYLSLLFMGESPDEIVALTFTNKAANEMQERLIEALTHLHERDELKEIAALCGADETAILQRRPEVLKRLLAADTKVMTIDSFFARILRKFALHAGIMPNFGTFEAQHELKVMARFLKLCEIEGKESTLVAMAQISAKRVSDIFGLLDALYAKAPQLRHLQFEAAAMAPHEARAMALHAQLVARFEGKSLSDRGRKALEAESVEALIGKTWTAKASLEYWDFKKHYDPQMDVLLRQLQGALRGYMQAKEQTFFAHLFELLDLYKSAKLTVAKEDNELSFDDITALVYYLLGERIDREFLYFRLDSHISHLLLDEFQDTSVLQFEILQPLVEEMVSGSGVREHHSFFLVGDVKQSIYRFRGGTKELFGAVTERYGLTVDSLRTNWRSSVNVVTFVNDTFRGRIDGYEDQLTKPGARPGYVEIVEDETPLEGMTAFVERLLALGAAPGEIAVLTATNKDGGAVQETLNARQIDVVTETTSRLIAQRRVRAVIEYLKYCYFDAEIYARNFCALADIAVQPLPRPIRAFDAPAEAVREVITRFGLFDGDLNIVRFLEVLERFRDLEAFLFEHERIDTKAVTQEREGVRVLTVHKSKGLEYPYVVVLDRLGRKKADTAPILYAYEGVELRTLYLRQSKRAEFDPAYAAALEREAALADDDALNALYVAFTRARENLYVVRKPKESMFERLGLSSMTLGTEGVLAAAPALPEAPRDIPYQALALGRQTEVVTAEKAAVAEEPFAVTFGLAMHYALEMMAAFEIEDLAAAMTAVTNRYGALLDAGVFETIRGRLTRLLGDETFRRLVEGEIAREQPLMYEGELRYLDLLVRQEERWVVIDYKSARRYESEHREQVGFYVKAVRAITEMPVEGYLCYVLEEGVEIVRV from the coding sequence GTGAGCGGTTTTGTTCCTTTCCAGGCCCTGATGGCCAGTGCCGGCAGCGGGAAGACCTTCAGCCTTGTTGTGCGCTACCTCAGCCTCCTCTTTATGGGGGAGAGCCCCGACGAGATCGTTGCACTGACTTTTACGAACAAGGCGGCCAACGAGATGCAGGAGCGTCTGATCGAGGCGCTGACGCATTTGCACGAGCGCGATGAACTGAAAGAGATCGCGGCGCTCTGCGGCGCGGACGAGACGGCAATCCTGCAGCGGCGTCCCGAGGTATTGAAGCGGCTCCTGGCCGCCGACACAAAGGTGATGACGATTGACAGTTTCTTCGCGCGGATTCTGCGGAAATTCGCCCTGCACGCGGGGATCATGCCGAACTTCGGCACCTTCGAGGCGCAGCATGAACTGAAGGTGATGGCGCGTTTTCTGAAACTCTGCGAGATCGAGGGGAAGGAGAGTACCCTCGTCGCGATGGCACAGATTAGCGCAAAACGGGTCAGCGATATCTTCGGCCTCCTCGACGCCCTTTACGCCAAGGCGCCGCAGCTGCGACACCTACAGTTCGAGGCGGCGGCGATGGCTCCGCACGAGGCGCGGGCGATGGCGCTGCATGCGCAGCTGGTCGCACGGTTTGAGGGCAAGTCGCTGAGCGACCGGGGGCGCAAGGCGCTGGAGGCGGAGAGCGTCGAGGCGCTGATCGGCAAAACCTGGACGGCCAAAGCGTCCTTGGAGTACTGGGACTTCAAAAAGCACTATGATCCGCAGATGGACGTGCTGCTTCGGCAGCTGCAGGGGGCGCTTCGGGGCTATATGCAGGCCAAAGAGCAGACCTTCTTCGCCCATCTCTTTGAACTGCTCGATCTCTATAAGAGTGCGAAGCTCACCGTGGCCAAAGAGGACAATGAGCTCAGCTTCGACGACATCACGGCCCTGGTCTACTACCTGCTTGGGGAACGCATCGACCGGGAGTTCCTCTATTTCCGCCTTGACAGCCACATCTCCCACCTGCTGCTCGACGAGTTTCAGGACACCTCTGTCTTGCAGTTTGAGATTTTGCAGCCGCTCGTGGAGGAGATGGTCTCGGGCAGCGGGGTGCGCGAACACCACTCCTTCTTTCTCGTCGGGGACGTCAAGCAGTCCATTTACCGTTTTCGCGGCGGTACCAAGGAGCTGTTCGGGGCGGTGACGGAGCGCTACGGACTCACGGTCGACTCGCTGCGGACGAACTGGCGCAGCAGCGTGAACGTCGTCACCTTCGTCAACGACACCTTCCGCGGTCGCATCGACGGCTACGAGGATCAGCTCACCAAGCCGGGGGCACGCCCGGGCTATGTGGAGATCGTCGAGGACGAAACGCCGCTGGAGGGGATGACCGCCTTCGTCGAGCGGCTGCTGGCCCTCGGGGCCGCCCCCGGGGAGATCGCCGTACTGACGGCGACGAACAAGGACGGTGGTGCCGTACAGGAGACGCTCAATGCCCGGCAGATCGACGTCGTCACGGAAACGACCTCGCGGCTGATCGCGCAGCGGCGGGTCCGCGCGGTGATCGAATACCTCAAATACTGCTATTTCGACGCGGAGATCTACGCCCGAAACTTCTGCGCTCTGGCCGATATCGCGGTGCAGCCGCTGCCGCGCCCCATACGCGCCTTTGACGCACCGGCGGAGGCGGTACGGGAGGTGATCACCCGCTTCGGCCTCTTCGACGGGGATCTGAACATCGTCCGTTTCCTGGAGGTACTGGAGCGCTTCCGTGACCTGGAGGCCTTTTTGTTCGAGCATGAGCGCATCGATACGAAGGCCGTCACCCAGGAGCGCGAGGGGGTGCGGGTGCTGACGGTGCACAAATCGAAGGGGCTTGAGTACCCCTATGTTGTCGTGCTGGACCGGCTGGGGCGCAAAAAAGCGGACACGGCCCCGATCCTCTACGCCTACGAGGGGGTGGAGCTGCGCACGCTCTATCTGCGCCAGAGCAAACGGGCCGAGTTCGACCCCGCGTACGCCGCGGCATTGGAGCGCGAAGCCGCCCTGGCGGACGATGACGCCCTCAATGCCCTCTACGTCGCGTTTACCCGGGCCCGGGAGAACCTCTATGTCGTGCGCAAACCCAAAGAGTCGATGTTCGAGCGGCTCGGCCTCTCGTCGATGACGTTGGGAACGGAGGGCGTACTGGCCGCAGCACCGGCACTGCCGGAGGCGCCGAGGGATATCCCCTATCAAGCGCTGGCTCTCGGACGGCAGACGGAGGTCGTCACCGCCGAAAAGGCGGCTGTCGCAGAGGAGCCCTTCGCCGTCACCTTCGGGCTGGCGATGCATTACGCGCTGGAGATGATGGCCGCCTTCGAGATTGAGGACCTGGCAGCGGCGATGACTGCCGTCACTAACCGCTACGGCGCGCTGCTCGATGCCGGCGTTTTCGAGACGATCCGCGGGAGGCTGACGCGCCTGCTGGGCGATGAAACCTTCCGCCGTCTCGTCGAGGGGGAGATCGCCAGGGAGCAGCCGCTGATGTATGAGGGGGAGCTGCGCTACCTCGACCTGCTGGTGCGCCAGGAGGAGCGCTGGGTCGTTATCGATTATAAAAGCGCGCGCCGCTATGAGTCGGAGCACCGCGAGCAGGTCGGTTTTTATGTCAAGGCGGTCCGGGCGATCACGGAGATGCCGGTCGAAGGGTACCTCTGTTATGTGTTGGAAGAGGGGGTGGAGATCGTTCGGGTTTGA
- the rplM gene encoding 50S ribosomal protein L13, with protein MKFTKIASPEQIERNWVLIDAEGKTFGRLITEVATRLRGKDKPYFTPNVDCGDFVVIINASKAKFNGAGKVANKEYFTHSGYFGSTKSVKMTELLEKNPEKLYKLATRGMLPKTKLGRAMLKKLKVYAGEEHPHTAQIAK; from the coding sequence ATGAAATTTACGAAAATTGCATCGCCTGAGCAGATCGAGCGCAACTGGGTGCTGATCGACGCTGAAGGCAAAACATTCGGCCGTCTGATCACGGAAGTCGCGACGCGCCTCCGCGGTAAAGACAAGCCATATTTCACACCGAACGTTGACTGCGGCGACTTCGTCGTCATCATCAACGCTTCCAAAGCGAAGTTCAACGGTGCGGGCAAAGTCGCAAACAAAGAGTATTTCACGCACAGCGGTTACTTCGGTAGCACAAAGAGCGTCAAGATGACCGAGCTTCTCGAGAAGAACCCGGAAAAACTCTACAAGCTGGCTACACGCGGTATGCTTCCGAAAACGAAGCTCGGCCGTGCAATGCTGAAAAAACTCAAAGTCTATGCAGGCGAGGAACATCCTCACACTGCACAGATCGCTAAGTAA
- the rpsI gene encoding 30S ribosomal protein S9 translates to MAKTYATGRRKSSIAKVWLTPGTGKITVNGLSLDAWLGGLEAKKLRVKQPLAMTKQDSSVDIVATTLGGGFGGQADALRHGISRALVKYDETFRAVLKPAGMMTRDSRVVERKKPGKRKARRSPQFSKR, encoded by the coding sequence ATGGCAAAAACATACGCAACTGGACGCCGCAAGTCTTCCATCGCAAAAGTATGGCTGACGCCGGGTACGGGCAAGATTACCGTAAACGGTCTCTCCCTTGATGCCTGGCTGGGCGGTCTCGAAGCAAAAAAACTGCGTGTCAAGCAGCCGCTGGCAATGACGAAGCAGGACAGCTCTGTCGATATCGTCGCCACAACACTCGGCGGCGGCTTCGGCGGCCAGGCCGACGCGCTTCGCCACGGGATCTCCCGTGCCCTCGTCAAATACGACGAGACTTTCCGTGCGGTCCTCAAACCGGCGGGTATGATGACACGTGACTCCCGCGTCGTCGAACGTAAGAAACCGGGTAAACGCAAAGCACGCCGTTCACCGCAGTTCTCCAAGCGTTAA
- a CDS encoding OprD family outer membrane porin, which produces MMALSASLIAADNTVAAWFADGKAYGDIRYYYIETDKDNGAGTTSSAHANTIGGELGYETAELYGLKMGATFMTTNPFALPNAVDTSIIGKDNGVRGAADPAKGFSVLGEAYLQYSRGPMTLWYGRKKYNTPLIHAKVVRLLPSTVQGGMAAATLGGATLSIGYLDRFKQRTSNDFVNIIEHALGADTETVTGHTAGYVAPLSIVYSGYDAKLEAYNYCSPDFMNALYVGAGYTYALGTSGALLDVGAQYINQQSIGNAADNLESNTSITGGKKLNSNAFGFKATLSHHEGSFFVAYTKVLRSAGDHDSLVLPWDGTPLFTNMITSNDLFQSLYGSAFQADSAYIGGTQGIKLAYAQGFDFTGISGFKATVSWAQFSNNRPGYDKDQQDINAVLAYKRDAFSLALKGIWVSNNTGASKDGTVSQLDNLTQYRVIANYTF; this is translated from the coding sequence ATGATGGCCCTTTCGGCGTCGCTGATAGCGGCAGACAACACTGTCGCGGCGTGGTTCGCGGACGGCAAGGCATACGGCGATATCCGCTACTACTACATCGAGACGGATAAGGATAACGGCGCAGGCACGACCTCTTCGGCGCACGCCAACACGATCGGCGGGGAGCTCGGTTACGAAACGGCGGAGCTGTACGGTCTGAAGATGGGGGCGACCTTCATGACGACCAACCCTTTCGCGCTTCCCAATGCGGTCGATACCTCCATTATCGGCAAGGACAACGGCGTGCGCGGTGCCGCGGACCCGGCAAAGGGCTTTTCCGTCTTGGGGGAGGCCTACCTGCAGTACAGCCGCGGGCCGATGACGCTCTGGTACGGCCGTAAAAAGTACAACACGCCGCTCATCCACGCCAAGGTGGTCCGGCTGCTTCCGTCGACGGTGCAGGGGGGGATGGCCGCGGCAACGCTGGGCGGAGCAACGCTCAGCATCGGTTACCTCGACCGTTTCAAACAGCGCACCTCCAATGATTTCGTCAATATCATCGAACACGCCCTCGGTGCGGACACCGAGACGGTGACAGGGCACACTGCCGGCTACGTGGCACCGCTGAGTATCGTCTACAGCGGCTACGACGCGAAGCTTGAGGCGTATAACTACTGCAGTCCCGACTTCATGAATGCCCTCTACGTCGGCGCGGGCTATACGTATGCGCTGGGAACGAGCGGAGCACTCCTGGACGTGGGGGCGCAGTACATCAACCAGCAGAGCATCGGAAACGCCGCGGACAACCTTGAAAGCAACACGTCTATTACCGGCGGGAAAAAGCTGAACAGCAATGCCTTCGGCTTCAAGGCGACGCTCTCCCACCACGAGGGGAGTTTCTTCGTCGCTTACACGAAAGTACTCCGCAGTGCGGGCGACCATGACTCGCTCGTGCTTCCCTGGGACGGCACGCCGCTCTTTACGAACATGATCACCTCCAACGACCTCTTCCAGTCGCTCTACGGCAGCGCATTCCAGGCCGACAGCGCCTATATCGGCGGGACCCAGGGAATCAAACTCGCTTATGCGCAGGGATTCGACTTTACGGGCATCAGCGGTTTCAAGGCGACGGTCAGCTGGGCACAGTTCAGTAACAACCGCCCCGGGTATGACAAGGACCAGCAGGACATCAACGCCGTGCTGGCTTACAAGCGCGATGCCTTTTCTCTGGCGCTCAAGGGGATCTGGGTCAGCAACAACACCGGAGCATCCAAGGACGGCACCGTCAGTCAGCTTGACAACCTGACCCAATACCGCGTGATCGCGAACTACACCTTCTAA
- a CDS encoding carbonic anhydrase family protein translates to MTLKTLAQSLVAAALIATASSAAEHESKAHHEAHWDYAENGPAHWEEFSKTCGIGHHQSPINIVPGKSIALNPQYVLHLDEDIHTTADIIDNGHSIKVTPKAGGMIELGGEKFRLLQFHFHGKSEHTVDGKRYDMVAHMVHQNPETKQLAVVAVFFTEGKNNSMLDNIIGNVGREARIDPQDLLPADTAHYFHYIGSLTTPPCSENVQWYLLKTPVEASKDQIDAFRKYYVDNERPVQELFDRSIEAN, encoded by the coding sequence ATGACACTCAAAACATTGGCACAATCACTGGTCGCGGCGGCACTGATCGCTACGGCCTCCTCTGCGGCGGAACATGAATCGAAAGCGCACCACGAAGCGCACTGGGACTACGCGGAAAACGGTCCGGCCCACTGGGAAGAGTTCAGCAAGACCTGCGGCATCGGGCATCACCAGTCTCCGATCAACATCGTTCCCGGCAAATCCATCGCCCTGAACCCGCAGTATGTGCTCCACCTGGATGAGGATATCCATACGACGGCGGATATCATCGACAACGGCCACTCCATCAAGGTCACGCCGAAAGCCGGGGGAATGATTGAGCTGGGCGGCGAGAAGTTCCGTCTGCTGCAGTTCCACTTCCACGGCAAGAGCGAGCACACCGTCGACGGCAAGCGCTACGACATGGTCGCGCACATGGTCCACCAGAACCCGGAAACGAAGCAGCTGGCCGTGGTCGCCGTCTTCTTCACCGAGGGCAAAAACAACTCGATGCTTGACAACATCATCGGCAACGTCGGCCGCGAGGCCCGTATCGACCCGCAGGATCTGCTGCCGGCAGATACCGCGCACTACTTCCACTACATCGGCTCCCTGACGACGCCGCCGTGTTCGGAGAACGTACAGTGGTACCTGTTGAAGACGCCGGTCGAGGCCTCCAAAGATCAGATCGACGCGTTCCGCAAATATTACGTGGACAACGAACGTCCCGTCCAGGAACTTTTCGACCGCTCCATCGAGGCGAACTAA